From Triticum aestivum cultivar Chinese Spring chromosome 4A, IWGSC CS RefSeq v2.1, whole genome shotgun sequence, a single genomic window includes:
- the LOC123085052 gene encoding probable leucine-rich repeat receptor-like protein kinase At1g35710 produces MAAASLARLLPPLLSLLLLLLAGAARGKTVKRDVKALNEIKASLGWRVVYSWVGDDPCGHGDLPPWSGVTCTQQGDYRVVTELEVYAVSIVGPFPTAVTNLLDLKKLDLHNNKLTGPIPPQIGRLRHLKILNLRWNKLQDVLPPEIGDLKKLTHLYLSFNNFKGEIPVELANLPELRYLYLHENRFTGRIPPELGTLKNLRHLDVGGNHLIGTLRDVFSIENGFPSLRNLYVNNNQLAGVVPDQIANLTNLEILHLSNNRLIGSISPKLVQIPRLTYLYLDNNNFIGRIPEGLYKHPFLKELYIEGNQFRPGSRSKGMHKVLELPEADLSV; encoded by the exons ATGGCCGCGGCGTCGCTCGCCCGCCTCTTgccgcccctcctctccctcctcctcctcctcctcgccggcgccgcgcGGGGCAAGACGGTGAAGAGAGACG TGAAAGCGTTGAACGAGATCAAGGCTTCACTAGGCTGGAGAGTTGTCTACTCATGGGTCGGCGATGACCCTTGTGGGCATGGTGACCTTCCCCCCTGGTCCGGTGTGACATGTACTCAGCAAGGGGATTACAGAGTTGTCACGGAACT GGAAGTCTATGCTGTGTCCATAGTTGGTCCATTCCCTACAGCGGTAACAAACCTGCTGGATTTAAAAAAACT GGATCTCCACAATAATAAGTTGACGGGGCCAATTCCTCCACAGATTGGACGGCTGAGACACCTCAAGATATT GAACCTGAGGTGGAATAAGCTTCAAGATGTGCTACCGCCCGAAATTGGTGACCTAAAGAAACTCACACACTT GTATTTGAGCTTCAATAACTTCAAAGGTGAAATTCCCGTGGAGCTTGCAAACCTACCAGAACTACGCTATCTTTATCTCCATGAGAACCGCTTTACTGGGCGGATCCCCCCTGAGCTCGGAACTCTCAAAAATCTTCGTCACCT TGATGTTGGTGGCAACCACTTGATAGGCACTCTGAGGGATGTCTTCAGCATTGAGAATGGCTTCCCCTCCTTGAGAAACCT ATACGTTAACAATAATCAATTGGCTGGAGTGGTGCCAGATCAGATTGCGAATTTGACCAACCTTGAGATCTT GCACTTGTCCAATAATAGGCTGATTGGATCGATATCGCCAAAGCTAGTTCAAATTCCAAGATTGACATATCT GTATTTGGACAATAACAACTTCATTGGAAGGATTCCCGAAGGATTATACAAGCATCCATTTCTGAAGGAGCT
- the LOC123085053 gene encoding UDP-glucose flavonoid 3-O-glucosyltransferase 7, which produces MRQSAATPAGDAPPRMYFIPFPTPGHALPMSDLARLFASRGADATLVLTHANAARLGGPVARAAAAGFRIRVHALPLPAEAAGLTGGHESADDLPTREDAGPFAVAVDLLAPLFADLLRRHPADAVVFDGVLPWAATAAAELRIPRYAFTGTGCFALSVQRSLLLHTPQESVASPTEPFLVPGLPDAVRLTRSRLAEATLPGADSREFLNRMFDIERATAGWVVNSFADLEQRYMEHYEKDTGKPVFAVGPVCLVNGDGDDVLERGRGGEPGAAAEAARVLGWLDTKPARSVVYVCFGSLTRFPPEQVTELGMGLADSGANFVWVVGDKNAPPLPDRGLVVRGWAPQVAVLRHAAVGAFVTHCGWGAVTEAAAAGVPVVTWPVFAEQFYNEALVVGIAGTGVGAGAERGYVWGGEELGGVVVGREKVAERVRAAMADEGLRRKAGEVGERARRAMEVGGSSYVAVGALLNDVRRRRQHGG; this is translated from the coding sequence ATGCGGCAGTCGGCGGCCACACCGGCGGGCGACGCGCCGCCGCGCATGTACTTCATCCCGTTCCCAACGCCGGGCCACGCGCTGCCGATGTCCGACCTGGCCCGCCTCTTCGCGTCGCGCGGCGCCGACGCCACCCTCGTCCTCACCCACGCCAACGCCGCCAGGCTCGGCGGCCCCGTGGCCCGCGCGGCCGCCGCGGGCTTCCGCATCCGCGTCCACGCGCTGCCCCTGCCCGCCGAGGCCGCGGGGCTCACGGGCGGGCACGAGAGCGCCGACGACCTCCCCACCCGCGAGGACGCGGGCCCGttcgccgtcgccgtcgacctCCTCGCGCCGCTCTTCGCCGACCTCCTGCGCCGCCACCCCGCCGACGCCGTCGTCTTCGACGGCGTCCTCCCgtgggccgccaccgccgccgccgagctccgcaTCCCGCGGTACGCGTTCACCGGCACCGGCTGCTTCGCGCTCTCGGTGCAGCGGTCCCTGCTCCTCCACACCCCGCAGGAGAGCGTCGCGTCGCCCACGGAGCCGTTCCTCGTGCCGGGGCTCCCGGACGCGGTGCGGCTCACCAGGTCGAGGCTCGCCGAGGCGACGCTCCCCGGCGCGGACTCGCGGGAGTTCCTGAACCGCATGTTCGACATCGAGCGCGCCACGGCCGGCTGGGTCGTCAACTCGTTCGCCGACCTCGAGCAGAGGTACATGGAGCACTACGAGAAGGACACCGGGAAGCCGGTGTTCGCCGTCGGGCCGGTCTGCCTCgtcaacggcgacggcgacgacgtctTGGAGCGCGGCCGCGGCGGGGAGCCGGGTGCCGCCGCGGAGGCCGCACGCGTGCTGGGATGGCTCGACACGAAGCCCGCGCGGTCGGTGGTGTACGTCTGCTTCGGCAGCCTCACCCGGTTCCCGCCTGAGCAGGTGACGGAGCTCGGCATGGGCCTCGCGGACTCCGGCGCGAACTTCGTGTGGGTCGTCGGGGACAAGAACGCTCCGCCGCTCCCCGACCGCGGGCTGGTGGTCAGGGGGTGGGCACCGCAGGTGGCGGTGCTGAGGCACGCGGCTGTTGGCGCGTTCGTGACGCACTGCGGATGGGGCGCGgtgaccgaggcggcggcggctggtgtcCCGGTGGTGACATGGCCGGTTTTCGCGGAGCAGTTCTACAACGAGGCGCTGGTGGTGGGCATCGCCGGCACGGGCGTCGGCGCCGGCGCGGAGAGAGGGTACGTGTGGGGAGGCGAGGAGCTGGGCGGGGTGGTGGTGGGCAGGGAGAAGGTGGCGGAGAGGGTCCGCGCGGCGATGGCCGACGAGGGGCTGCGACGGAAGGCAGGGGAGGTCGGGGAGAGAGCGCGGCGGGCCATGGAGGTGGGAGGTTCTTCGTACGTGGCCGTTGGGGCGCTGCTGAATGATGTGCGGcgccggcgccagcacgggggTTGA